The genomic stretch cgtagtttaaggacgtacccgggtccatgacgcatgctcgccacaccgctgcttaaaataagctgacgcaccgtaaattgaactgcgtaaaaatcgcaaaaaatattacacggagatcttatggcagacaccgtaccggtgacgtaaaagacgcaactgttttgcgaaaaaaaagattcgcgtgaagcacgtcactgcgattccgtaccgtcaccgttttttaaacagcggtgtggggagcatgcgttaaaaacggtacgcatacgacgcgtcactgcgattccgtatcgtgaccgtttttttaagctgcggtctggtcgcaccttgtattgtattgtattgtattgtattcgggcgatttttccgcaactcgacgacttgcgcctattttgcgtgatatgttgggggtgggctagtcctgccagcccagctcctcgaggaatcttatcaaacctttgatgttgagtaggacctcggggaggtctctcggagatccgagatgtttagccctgtatggagtcactccgctgcattccagcaccacgtgagaggctgtttcttctgtctccatgcaacctcggcacaggggactgtctgtgacacctgttgtgaaaagatgtttgttaaatagtccatgacctgttatgacactggttaccatactcagtcggaccttccctagttgcaggagcgcccttgtgagttttccgttgatgccaggcatggcttcttttgcctgtctgcatccagtctggttcagccagtgttctgtgtgtagtttccctgtacgtgccagcagcattgagcgtaccttgctaaatggtatcggaagaatcggttccggaccaatcgcccccgcattcgatccttgcctggcaagctcgtccgcagcatcgttacctcgggatccactgtgtcccttgatccattgtagggtgatcttgttattatgacatacctccattagtcgttcgtggcattcgtgtataagtttggatgtaactatatggctatttagagccattaagactgctctactgtcgaagagtatgcggatggaggatcctactaccttccttgcagtgatggcagccgccgcgtttatgatgcccatgcactcagcttggaataccgagttatgggctcctagcggagtggtgatcgacatgttcaggtcttctgagaaggttccagagcccgatccgctgtctgttttggacccatca from Cydia pomonella isolate Wapato2018A unplaced genomic scaffold, ilCydPomo1 PGA_scaffold_62, whole genome shotgun sequence encodes the following:
- the LOC133534154 gene encoding uncharacterized protein LOC133534154, coding for MGPIPKSRKKILTVPYKGATNFTRPTLFQTELQLSDEVKYLGLTLDNKLNWNNHINKRIDKAGVVFWQCRRMIGKRWGLNPKITLWLYKTIIHPLLCYGALVWWPRTNLGNVRDKLQRLQRLACAATTGCTRSTPTAAMEVMLNLPPLHLHIQQEASLSAVRLRTLKIWSNITGALHTKCLEKVYDEFPVLRSGTDRIHKQAIFDKRYKIQLYEDDNHEGLNPRELRIFTDGSKTDSGSGSGTFSEDLNMSITTPLGAHNSVFQAECMGIINAAAAITARKVVGSSIRILFDSRAVLMALNSHIVTSKLIHECHERLMEVCHNNKITLQWIKGHSGSRGNDAADELARQGSNAGAIGPEPILPIPFSKVRSMLLARTGKLHTEHWLNQTGCRQAKEAMPGINGKLTRALLQLGKVRLSMVTSVITGHGLFNKHLFTTGVTDSPLCRGCMETEETASHVVLECSGVTPYRAKHLGSPRDLPEVLLNIKGLIRFLEELGWQD